The genomic interval AGGCCCAGGGCCATCAGCAGGAACACCGCGAACATGGAGAGCCCGTTGAAGCTCTGCATCATGAAGATCGCCTGGAGCTCCTCCGCGGAGTAGCCCTCGAACATGCTGAAGACGGCGAGCGTGGTCATCGTGATCTCGATCGGGCGTGGCCGCGTCGCGGCCGGGTGGAAGCGCGACGGCCCCGGTGGGGGGCGGCCGCGGATCGTCGACGGAAACCCATCGAACCGGCGACGGTCCGCGGGTTCGACGGCCGCTTACTGGTAACCCTCGGGGAAGGGGTTGGGCTCGATGAGCTCGTCGCTCTCGGCGAGGACCTTGAACTGGCCGTCGGGCATCATCTCGCCGATGCGGGCCTTGCTCCAGAGGTGGTGGTTCTCGTGGATGCGGACGTAGCCCTCGGGCGCGTTGTCCATCTCGATGCCCGGCGAGGCCGCGGCGATCTTGTCGATGTCGAAGCTGCCGGCCTTCTCGACCGTCTTCTTCCACAGCCACGGGCCCAGGTAGGCGGCCTGCGTCACGTCGCCGATCACCGAGTCGTCGCCCCAGCGCTCCTTGAACGCCGCGACGAAGGCCTTGTTCGCCGGGTTGTCCAGGCTCTGGAAGTACTTCATGCAGGCGTAGAAGCCCGCGACGTTCTCGCCGCCGATGCCGAGGATCTCGTCCTCGGTGGTGGAGATCGTCAGCAGGATCTGGCCGCGCTTGGCGAGGCTGTCGCCGGTGATGCCGGCCGCGTTGAGCTGCTTGTACCAGCTCACGTTGGAGCCGCCGACGACGATCGAGTAGATGCAGTCGGGCTTCTTGAGCTTCACCTTGTTGATGAGGCTGCCGAAGTTGGTGTGGCCCAGCGGGTAGTACTCCTCGCCGACGACCTTGCAGCCCTTGAGGTAGCGCTCGATGTGGAAGCGCGCGATCTTGTTGCTCGTCCGCGGCCAGATGTAGTCCGAGCCGATGAGGAAGAAGGTCTTGGCGCCCTTCTCGGTGTGCGCCCAGTCGAGGCCCCAGATGATCTGCTGCGTGGCCTCCTGGCCGGTGTAGATGACGTTCTTGCTGGCCTCGAGGCCCTCGTAGAACGTGGGGTAGTACAGCATGCCGTTCTCCTTCTCGAAGATCGGCAGCACGGCCTTCCGCGAGGCGGAGGTCCAGCAACCGAAGACGGTGCCGACCTTGTCGGAGATGAGCAGCTTCTTGGCCTTCTCCGCGAAGGTCGGCCAGTCGCTGGCGCCGTCCTCCTGGATGATCTCGATCTGCCGGCCGAGCACGCCGCCCTGGGCGTTGATCTGCTCGATCGCCAGGCGCTCGGCCTCCACCGAGCCGGTCTCGGAGATGGCCATCGTGCCGGTGACCGAGTGCAGCTGACCCACCGTGACGGTGTCGTCGGTGACCATGAGGCCGGTGGTGTTGACCTCGCTCGTCGGGTACTCCTCGAGCATCGGGTTGGCGGCGAGCGCGGCCGGCGCGGCGGCGACGCTGAGCATCGCGGCGCCGAGCAGGCGGCGGAGGGAGGATCTGGCGGTGTGGGTCGTCATGGAGGTCTTCTCAGGAGCGGGCGGAAACGGAGCGGATCGGGCGCAGAGCGTCCGGGACGCGGCGGGGTGCCGCGCCTCTTGGGGGAGGAGGTTGCAAGGAGCGTCAGCCGTGCTCGATCACCCAGGGCCGCGGCCCGCGGGAGGCCGTGGGCACGCCGCGGCCGGTGGTCTCGCTGAGGGGCACGCGGCCGGCGCCGTGCTTGTGGCTGCAGCCCGAGCCGCAGACGTGCGGTGCGTGGGCCGACTTCTCGTTGCGGTCGTGGGCGGTGATCTGGCTCGGGGCCATCTTCCGGGTCATCGGCGACGCGAAGAGGCGCGTGGCGTCGGCGCCGCACCGGGGACAGGCGCACTTCGCGCCGCTCCTCGCGATCGGGCGTT from Phycisphaera mikurensis NBRC 102666 carries:
- the urtA gene encoding urea ABC transporter substrate-binding protein → MTTHTARSSLRRLLGAAMLSVAAAPAALAANPMLEEYPTSEVNTTGLMVTDDTVTVGQLHSVTGTMAISETGSVEAERLAIEQINAQGGVLGRQIEIIQEDGASDWPTFAEKAKKLLISDKVGTVFGCWTSASRKAVLPIFEKENGMLYYPTFYEGLEASKNVIYTGQEATQQIIWGLDWAHTEKGAKTFFLIGSDYIWPRTSNKIARFHIERYLKGCKVVGEEYYPLGHTNFGSLINKVKLKKPDCIYSIVVGGSNVSWYKQLNAAGITGDSLAKRGQILLTISTTEDEILGIGGENVAGFYACMKYFQSLDNPANKAFVAAFKERWGDDSVIGDVTQAAYLGPWLWKKTVEKAGSFDIDKIAAASPGIEMDNAPEGYVRIHENHHLWSKARIGEMMPDGQFKVLAESDELIEPNPFPEGYQ
- a CDS encoding zinc ribbon domain-containing protein; translated protein: MPRYDFDCPAHGTFEVQRPIARSGAKCACPRCGADATRLFASPMTRKMAPSQITAHDRNEKSAHAPHVCGSGCSHKHGAGRVPLSETTGRGVPTASRGPRPWVIEHG